From Bifidobacterium longum subsp. longum JCM 1217, one genomic window encodes:
- a CDS encoding PD-(D/E)XK nuclease family protein, which translates to MTRLEPGTVLDGIDRDGAARLIVGTPGSGKTEFALSVLMAGLRRYGGTQAVMAVSGRVAADALGNRVIRELGFSVQARPVTTLGAVAFRAISALREGTGLPSPRLLNGAEQDALLRQVMAVHLRHAVAGDDCGTCDLLRVYFAQDDWARLIRDAGAGEMPGSAASAQSSLSQQGSDSPSPTSAGGSTSADRFTRGISDAFISQLRDMLARLDELGVGVHEEPRLLDAVTEDARLSVQWRLAFALRREYIAAQSAVYPGQYRLDASYLLVAGARVVREAFAADHADDSDRPMCVEALGLPRLLVVDDVQDTTLAGMRFLEELGNAGVKLVLVGNPDESVQTFRGSYPEYLMRRAVEGRLKAKEEQLVGGSAVADQSHMTMADVIASRISLSIPSPEDEPLPPAERPGKLTAILGGVDAANYQADGTVTAGLYRSSREELDDVVWRIKRAHLDRHIRWNDMAVITHDNAAVRLFGERLRRDGVPVRYSSVTRPLKDETFVQGLFALVELARLRAEGMAECQMTLASCAAYIRTRVATLMNGPLVSAGAKPGQGRPARLAPIESAMGSLESLAHLATDDAMLTSLTTAWETLRETYHETRRETGRETSSSVVSTSAVSSSVTSLPVSVEILGEPSGDDLAFGVDALYVMLAIDDAAAPAQAALASIHAVLGNDPQARAFANLWHLVGSVASGLERLPASQRVQPRYALSVAWNATGLAPVWQRAALFNTAEGRTANDRLDAAMRLFQFADDSTASRDITSFMAQVRGMEVQADSLAHIGPVEDAVTLTTPAGAAGRHWEYAWIPVVQQDVWPNLAGRNTMFGGEDLAELVLRGALEESDKTGHDPRFAAVLSGEKKSFLVALTRARRIMISAVWNDSMSPSDFLFGYLPEYYPRNRQQAPFTTVGAHAGFAEYDLAGLDADPRGLVSAARAVLATAQPQQAAAKDAAIALTLLLEHGVRAANPQSWAFVESPAQSDSASSGGASSGGASSGDTSSDSASSDSASSGGVQPDGIQTGKGKTDAQAAPMVTLSPSAVDSLWACPVCWMLENRFAGPRPSSVATSFGTLIHAVAQQGSEEGLDHLSHNAQALAALGLDSTAGAERRIEAVSARLNAIYQSKRPDPNAIADTRNRYEATRKDESAADTLRNIADYFVRSDADPETYLGKNSSNFSIGALAGAECEREFAARFDVRDILDAYNAVPGLHPIGRNTLVRLMGALVGGWPEGMDEHLTVRLSGRIDRMETRVLADGGECIRLIDYKTGRTPTVKQIFNDLQLVCYQLGLVFPEDGPRGAKALAAMPHISQSVLFHVGQNAAPARSYAPEGAFQPPLFTDGSLNAEPFTPRYWYKDPNRFFDIPAIDPATPPEGVSAEAWAQFAALAGTQTLWSLTMIARVFYAAAASRSAIIEAHPQDTHIGFCRMKNVCPACAGQIDTIFETRQA; encoded by the coding sequence ATGACGAGACTTGAACCTGGAACAGTGCTGGACGGCATCGACCGTGATGGAGCGGCGAGGCTGATTGTCGGCACGCCTGGAAGCGGCAAAACTGAATTCGCCTTATCGGTGTTGATGGCGGGGCTGCGCCGCTACGGTGGCACGCAGGCGGTGATGGCCGTATCCGGCCGTGTGGCCGCCGACGCATTGGGCAATCGGGTGATTCGTGAGCTCGGGTTTTCCGTGCAGGCCAGGCCGGTCACCACGCTGGGTGCCGTGGCATTCCGGGCCATATCGGCTTTGCGCGAGGGAACTGGATTGCCGTCGCCTCGATTGCTGAACGGTGCGGAACAGGATGCTTTGCTGCGTCAAGTCATGGCCGTGCATCTGCGCCATGCCGTAGCGGGAGATGATTGCGGCACCTGTGATTTGCTGCGCGTCTACTTTGCCCAGGATGACTGGGCGAGACTCATACGCGATGCCGGTGCCGGCGAGATGCCCGGCTCGGCCGCTTCCGCACAATCAAGCCTCTCGCAACAAGGGTCGGATTCGCCGTCTCCGACGTCGGCAGGCGGCTCGACCAGCGCGGATAGGTTCACGCGAGGTATTTCAGATGCGTTTATCAGCCAGTTGCGCGATATGCTGGCCCGATTGGATGAGCTCGGTGTAGGCGTTCACGAAGAGCCACGTCTCTTGGACGCCGTGACGGAGGACGCGCGATTGTCGGTGCAATGGCGTTTGGCTTTCGCGTTGCGCCGTGAATATATTGCAGCCCAAAGCGCGGTATATCCGGGGCAATACCGTTTGGATGCCTCGTATTTGCTGGTGGCAGGCGCTCGTGTGGTGCGTGAGGCATTCGCCGCCGATCACGCGGATGATTCCGACCGGCCTATGTGTGTGGAGGCGTTGGGCTTGCCCCGGCTGCTGGTTGTGGATGATGTTCAAGACACCACGCTGGCCGGCATGCGCTTCTTGGAGGAGTTGGGGAATGCCGGCGTCAAGTTGGTGCTGGTCGGCAACCCGGATGAATCGGTGCAGACCTTCCGCGGATCGTATCCGGAATATCTGATGCGCCGTGCCGTGGAAGGGCGGCTGAAGGCCAAGGAAGAACAGCTGGTTGGCGGCAGTGCCGTCGCTGATCAGTCGCACATGACGATGGCTGATGTGATCGCGTCTCGTATTTCGCTGTCGATTCCCTCGCCGGAAGACGAGCCGCTGCCTCCGGCCGAGCGTCCCGGCAAGCTGACCGCCATACTGGGCGGAGTCGATGCAGCGAATTATCAGGCGGACGGCACGGTGACCGCCGGCCTGTACCGATCCTCACGTGAGGAGCTGGATGATGTGGTCTGGCGCATCAAGCGGGCGCATCTTGACCGGCATATTCGGTGGAACGACATGGCGGTCATCACCCACGACAATGCCGCCGTGCGGCTGTTCGGCGAACGACTGCGCCGAGATGGTGTACCGGTGCGGTATTCGTCGGTCACCCGTCCTTTGAAGGACGAGACTTTCGTGCAGGGATTGTTCGCGCTTGTGGAGCTTGCCCGATTGCGTGCCGAGGGGATGGCGGAATGCCAGATGACGTTGGCTTCCTGCGCGGCATATATAAGGACTAGAGTGGCCACGTTGATGAACGGCCCGTTGGTGAGTGCCGGGGCCAAACCCGGTCAGGGGCGTCCCGCAAGGCTTGCGCCGATCGAATCGGCCATGGGGTCGTTGGAGTCGCTGGCGCATCTCGCCACGGATGATGCCATGCTGACCTCTCTGACGACGGCATGGGAAACATTGCGTGAAACATACCATGAAACACGGCGTGAAACAGGTCGTGAAACATCCTCGTCAGTGGTTTCGACGTCAGCGGTTTCGTCGTCAGTGACTTCGTTGCCAGTGTCTGTCGAAATACTCGGTGAACCGTCCGGCGATGACTTGGCCTTTGGCGTTGACGCGCTGTACGTGATGCTTGCCATTGATGATGCCGCCGCGCCGGCGCAGGCTGCGCTCGCATCCATCCACGCGGTGCTCGGCAACGACCCTCAGGCCCGCGCTTTTGCGAACCTGTGGCATCTGGTGGGCAGCGTTGCTTCCGGCTTGGAGCGGCTGCCGGCAAGCCAGCGCGTACAGCCGCGCTATGCGCTGTCTGTTGCGTGGAACGCCACCGGTCTGGCACCGGTCTGGCAGCGTGCGGCATTATTCAACACGGCAGAGGGGCGTACGGCCAATGACCGGCTGGACGCGGCAATGCGCCTGTTCCAGTTCGCCGATGATTCCACCGCCAGTCGAGACATCACGTCATTCATGGCACAGGTTCGGGGCATGGAAGTGCAGGCCGATTCCTTGGCCCACATAGGACCGGTGGAAGACGCGGTGACATTGACTACGCCGGCAGGCGCGGCCGGACGCCACTGGGAATATGCGTGGATACCGGTGGTCCAGCAAGACGTGTGGCCGAACCTCGCCGGGCGCAACACCATGTTCGGTGGTGAAGACCTTGCCGAGCTCGTGCTGAGGGGAGCGCTTGAAGAAAGCGACAAAACCGGGCATGATCCGCGGTTCGCGGCTGTATTGTCGGGCGAGAAGAAGAGTTTCCTGGTCGCGCTGACCCGTGCACGGCGAATCATGATCAGCGCGGTATGGAACGACAGCATGAGCCCCTCGGACTTTCTCTTCGGGTATCTGCCGGAATACTATCCGCGCAACCGGCAACAGGCGCCTTTCACCACAGTGGGGGCACATGCGGGATTCGCCGAATATGATCTGGCCGGATTGGACGCCGACCCACGTGGGTTGGTCAGCGCCGCCCGCGCGGTTCTGGCCACTGCTCAACCGCAGCAGGCTGCCGCAAAGGACGCCGCGATTGCGTTGACACTCCTGTTAGAGCATGGTGTGCGCGCCGCAAATCCGCAGAGCTGGGCGTTTGTGGAATCGCCGGCCCAATCGGATAGCGCGTCATCTGGCGGTGCGTCATCTGGCGGTGCGTCATCTGGCGATACCTCATCTGACAGTGCCTCATCCGACAGCGCGTCATCTGGTGGTGTACAGCCTGACGGTATCCAAACAGGGAAAGGCAAGACGGATGCGCAGGCCGCGCCCATGGTCACCTTATCTCCATCGGCGGTCGACAGCCTATGGGCGTGCCCGGTGTGCTGGATGCTGGAGAACCGGTTCGCCGGTCCTCGCCCCAGCTCCGTGGCCACCAGTTTCGGAACCCTCATCCATGCGGTTGCGCAGCAAGGCAGCGAGGAAGGGCTGGACCATCTTTCCCACAATGCCCAGGCGTTGGCCGCACTGGGCTTGGACTCCACGGCCGGCGCGGAACGTCGCATCGAGGCTGTCTCGGCACGGCTTAATGCCATCTATCAGAGCAAACGTCCTGATCCGAATGCCATAGCCGACACCCGGAACCGCTATGAGGCCACCCGTAAGGACGAGTCCGCGGCGGATACCCTGCGCAACATCGCCGATTACTTTGTGCGCAGCGACGCCGATCCGGAAACGTATCTTGGCAAGAACTCCAGCAACTTCAGCATTGGCGCATTGGCCGGTGCCGAATGCGAACGGGAGTTTGCCGCACGATTCGATGTGCGTGACATACTCGACGCATACAATGCCGTGCCCGGCCTGCACCCAATCGGTCGGAACACGCTGGTCCGTCTGATGGGAGCACTGGTCGGAGGGTGGCCGGAAGGCATGGACGAGCATCTGACCGTGAGACTGTCCGGGCGCATCGACCGTATGGAAACCCGCGTACTCGCAGACGGCGGCGAATGCATTCGCCTCATTGACTACAAAACAGGCAGAACGCCCACGGTCAAACAGATTTTCAATGATTTGCAGCTCGTGTGCTATCAGCTTGGCCTCGTGTTCCCCGAAGACGGGCCGCGCGGTGCCAAGGCACTTGCCGCAATGCCGCATATCAGCCAAAGCGTGCTATTCCATGTCGGGCAGAATGCGGCACCAGCCAGAAGCTACGCTCCGGAAGGTGCCTTCCAGCCGCCGCTGTTCACTGATGGCTCGTTGAATGCCGAACCGTTCACGCCCCGATACTGGTATAAAGACCCCAACCGTTTCTTCGACATACCCGCCATAGATCCGGCTACTCCTCCCGAAGGTGTGAGTGCCGAAGCGTGGGCGCAATTCGCCGCGCTCGCCGGTACGCAGACGTTATGGTCGCTGACCATGATCGCCCGCGTATTCTATGCCGCGGCGGCCAGCAGATCAGCCATCATCGAGGCCCATCCGCAAGACACCCATATCGGATTCTGCCGTATGAAGAACGTCTGCCCTGCCTGTGCAGGCCAGATCGACACGATTTTCGAAACGAGGCAAGCATGA
- a CDS encoding ATP-dependent DNA helicase yields MSTFTPSAEQAAIIDAPVDADVLVVAGAGSGKTFTMTQRIIALINRGVAPERILGLTFTRKAAGELLERVSAAVAGDMAGSTTATVSDRAFLKPAIFTYDAFFQTIVRQYGLLVGFDQNTQPLSAAGALQLATEVIDSHMDLAFSEDFGAFSSLANRVLALSDAIGSAMIGAGCTSFDDAINRVRQWDSAFINRLQQAVADEPMPEDEPKIPKIKRLKKDTDASWQAKLDDRAEHLHARCTYHCGALLETTRKRDILLQLVEAYAQAKRERNMAEFSDFTIAAYQLIERFPSIGERTRRRYSHVLLDEYQDTSTTQAALLAALFHVDASQRSAVNAVGDPFQSIYAWRGASPGAFRMFQQDFHLPAGYKPFPLSVTRRNSRIVLEAANNLTLPLRSNPSRPSSSLMREVDVSSLDPMPDAPEGTLGVLGFATAGQEIDAVVRFCKTAIARHRSAAEQQEQMPGEQKAPVAVLFRSKSHMPEYQAALEQAGLTTFVVGYSALLERPEIRDLMALLHVAADHTDTGSLMRLLATPRFTMSAADLTMLARFAEEQNMEQRFQALVQAGLAQPDTPANEWAAVVREYRDQVANAVFLPDVLLRGDLVKLLERLSAHGRNAITWAAVMLRQVHDAVGRPLGDVIRAGIEALDLDIDTVLAGVLHNPQHRANPALAHMPMDAIVDLVDTYTQEIAAEQTPSLHGFITWVDHLASVEDEAASLPDAPVDVELMTVHQSKGLEWDAVAVVGLTAGGFPSNQGDHLKIVLDEHHTGGTEQGHWTAPEYHETADSWLTNPTAVPVPMRADAGILPRFPHDADVEADPIASLAALDDVELIDDEVFGSMREFGDGVEEVDASGWYLTQAEEYGRRLHADERRLMYVALTRAREDALMTYCAYTGESGRDPSVVPKGSRAAQPSNFWLEVHDALQAREHAISAQDCVERLQTANAGKPMLISAQGEAIAPPEGFFIGEHAAAYSDAVVGEAWQTPITQTNAAVELPWPATLSDAVHEQLSRGIDVIAADSSSLEQHQDAGPLLQRAQLLVDDADLMADAASGQSLDEAVKAKAQRVLAAGRQNVTSLQARVGGMNEREERLYWRSIIRPIPRISSPAAEAGTQFHAWAEQFINAGKPDEAVLAYEAEPSMPHTGQDAGFVSREAMLADLAERERQCRKPSTRQPAVPQPTAQQSVSAVSAVSATSISSDNATESKLVAWQRRLAESSWAKRIPAWTERAIVVDVPGVGLVNGKLDAVFIGGLDPSSTTARFTVVDWKTGRRPTKPDDITRKLAQLDMYRLLLAAVEGVELDSIDATLYYVSEPDEGLRELHARAKTKQEILTELSSGIPEQSDND; encoded by the coding sequence ATGAGCACGTTCACTCCCAGTGCGGAACAGGCCGCCATCATCGATGCGCCAGTCGATGCTGACGTATTGGTGGTTGCCGGTGCCGGTTCCGGCAAAACCTTTACGATGACCCAACGCATCATCGCGCTTATCAATCGAGGTGTGGCACCTGAACGCATCCTGGGCCTGACCTTCACACGCAAGGCCGCAGGCGAACTGCTGGAACGCGTCTCCGCCGCAGTGGCCGGTGATATGGCGGGCTCTACGACCGCCACGGTGTCTGATCGGGCATTCCTCAAGCCGGCCATTTTCACGTATGACGCCTTCTTCCAGACCATCGTGCGCCAATATGGACTGCTTGTCGGATTCGATCAGAACACGCAACCATTGAGCGCAGCCGGAGCGCTTCAACTGGCCACCGAAGTCATCGACAGTCACATGGATCTGGCGTTCAGTGAGGATTTTGGCGCCTTCTCCAGTTTGGCGAACCGTGTTCTGGCGTTGTCGGATGCCATTGGCAGTGCCATGATCGGTGCCGGCTGCACCAGCTTCGATGATGCGATCAATCGAGTACGGCAATGGGATTCGGCATTCATCAATCGATTGCAACAAGCCGTTGCAGACGAACCCATGCCCGAGGACGAGCCGAAAATCCCCAAGATCAAACGACTGAAGAAAGATACCGACGCCAGCTGGCAAGCCAAGCTCGATGACCGTGCCGAACATTTGCACGCCCGCTGCACCTATCATTGCGGTGCGCTGCTGGAGACCACACGCAAACGCGATATTCTGCTCCAGCTGGTGGAGGCCTATGCCCAAGCCAAGCGGGAACGCAATATGGCCGAATTCTCCGACTTCACCATTGCCGCGTATCAGCTTATCGAGCGCTTCCCCTCCATCGGAGAGCGTACGCGCCGCAGGTACAGCCACGTGCTGCTCGACGAATATCAGGACACCTCCACCACGCAGGCCGCTCTGCTGGCAGCACTGTTCCACGTGGATGCGTCACAGAGGTCCGCCGTCAACGCGGTGGGTGATCCGTTCCAGTCGATTTACGCATGGCGTGGTGCCAGCCCTGGTGCATTCCGTATGTTCCAGCAAGATTTCCACCTGCCTGCCGGATACAAGCCATTCCCGTTGTCCGTCACCAGGCGCAACAGCCGTATAGTGCTCGAAGCCGCCAATAATCTCACGCTGCCGTTGCGCTCCAATCCGTCGCGTCCCTCCAGCTCATTGATGCGTGAGGTCGATGTCTCATCGCTCGACCCCATGCCTGATGCCCCCGAAGGAACATTGGGAGTACTGGGCTTCGCCACGGCCGGGCAGGAGATCGACGCCGTAGTGCGTTTCTGCAAGACGGCCATCGCACGGCACCGTTCCGCAGCCGAACAACAGGAACAGATGCCGGGCGAACAGAAAGCGCCGGTCGCCGTGCTGTTTCGGTCCAAATCACATATGCCCGAATATCAGGCGGCATTGGAACAGGCCGGATTGACCACATTCGTGGTCGGCTATTCCGCGCTGCTGGAACGTCCGGAAATCCGCGATCTGATGGCGTTGCTGCACGTGGCCGCCGACCACACCGATACGGGATCGCTGATGCGCTTGCTGGCCACGCCACGATTCACCATGTCCGCAGCGGATTTGACCATGTTGGCCCGTTTTGCTGAAGAACAGAACATGGAACAACGCTTCCAAGCATTGGTGCAGGCCGGCCTTGCCCAACCGGATACACCAGCGAATGAATGGGCGGCTGTGGTGCGTGAGTACCGCGATCAGGTGGCCAATGCGGTATTCCTGCCAGACGTATTGCTACGCGGCGACCTGGTAAAACTGCTTGAACGGTTGAGCGCACACGGGCGCAACGCCATAACCTGGGCCGCGGTGATGCTCCGTCAGGTGCATGATGCCGTCGGGCGGCCACTGGGCGACGTGATTCGCGCCGGCATAGAAGCGTTGGATCTTGACATCGACACCGTATTGGCCGGTGTGCTGCATAATCCGCAGCACCGCGCCAATCCCGCTTTGGCGCATATGCCTATGGATGCGATTGTGGATTTGGTGGATACGTACACGCAAGAGATTGCCGCTGAGCAAACTCCCTCGTTGCATGGGTTCATCACATGGGTGGATCATCTGGCTTCGGTGGAGGATGAAGCCGCCAGTCTCCCCGACGCTCCGGTGGATGTGGAACTGATGACCGTACACCAGTCCAAAGGGTTGGAATGGGATGCCGTTGCGGTAGTGGGGCTTACCGCCGGCGGATTCCCCAGCAATCAGGGCGACCATCTCAAGATCGTGCTGGACGAACACCATACGGGAGGCACCGAGCAAGGTCACTGGACCGCACCCGAATATCATGAGACCGCCGACTCCTGGCTCACCAACCCCACCGCCGTGCCCGTGCCTATGCGCGCCGATGCCGGCATTTTGCCGCGATTCCCCCATGATGCCGATGTGGAAGCCGACCCCATCGCATCGTTGGCGGCTTTGGATGATGTGGAGCTTATCGATGATGAAGTGTTCGGCTCCATGCGCGAATTCGGCGATGGCGTGGAAGAAGTGGATGCATCCGGCTGGTATTTGACGCAGGCGGAGGAATATGGGCGTCGGCTGCATGCCGACGAACGTCGATTGATGTATGTGGCGCTTACCCGTGCGCGGGAAGATGCCCTGATGACCTATTGCGCCTATACGGGCGAATCCGGGCGGGACCCGTCAGTGGTGCCCAAAGGCTCTCGCGCCGCTCAGCCATCCAATTTCTGGCTTGAAGTGCATGACGCGCTCCAAGCCCGTGAACATGCGATATCGGCTCAGGACTGTGTGGAACGGCTGCAAACCGCCAATGCCGGGAAGCCCATGCTGATCTCGGCGCAAGGCGAAGCGATTGCCCCTCCCGAAGGGTTCTTTATCGGAGAGCATGCCGCGGCATACAGTGACGCCGTGGTGGGGGAGGCGTGGCAAACGCCGATTACGCAGACGAATGCCGCCGTCGAATTGCCGTGGCCGGCTACCCTCAGCGACGCGGTGCATGAACAGCTGTCACGCGGCATCGATGTCATCGCCGCAGATTCCTCGTCACTTGAGCAGCACCAAGACGCCGGCCCACTCCTGCAACGGGCACAATTGCTGGTGGACGACGCCGATTTGATGGCCGATGCCGCCAGCGGCCAGTCGCTTGATGAGGCAGTCAAAGCCAAGGCGCAACGCGTTCTGGCTGCAGGACGCCAGAACGTGACAAGCCTGCAAGCCCGCGTAGGTGGCATGAACGAACGGGAGGAGCGCCTCTACTGGCGTAGCATTATCCGCCCGATTCCGCGCATATCGTCTCCGGCGGCCGAGGCCGGCACGCAGTTCCATGCGTGGGCCGAGCAATTCATCAATGCCGGTAAGCCGGATGAAGCGGTACTGGCATATGAAGCCGAACCAAGCATGCCGCATACAGGTCAGGATGCGGGATTCGTTTCCCGGGAAGCCATGTTGGCCGATTTGGCCGAACGGGAGCGGCAATGCCGCAAGCCATCCACACGGCAGCCCGCTGTCCCACAGCCCACGGCTCAACAATCCGTATCCGCCGTATCCGCCGTATCCGCCACTTCCATAAGCAGCGACAATGCCACCGAGTCCAAGCTGGTGGCGTGGCAGCGCAGACTGGCCGAATCATCGTGGGCCAAGCGCATCCCGGCGTGGACGGAGCGTGCCATCGTCGTGGACGTGCCGGGCGTGGGCCTGGTCAATGGCAAACTCGATGCGGTATTCATCGGTGGACTTGACCCGTCCAGCACCACCGCACGCTTTACCGTGGTCGACTGGAAAACCGGTCGTCGGCCCACCAAGCCAGACGACATCACCCGCAAACTTGCCCAGCTCGACATGTACCGACTGCTGCTGGCAGCGGTCGAAGGTGTGGAATTGGACAGTATCGACGCCACTCTCTACTATGTCAGTGAGCCCGACGAGGGCTTGCGCGAGCTTCACGCCCGCGCGAAAACCAAACAGGAAATCCTTACCGAGTTGAGCTCCGGCATTCCCGAACAATCTGACAACGACTGA